The Symphalangus syndactylus isolate Jambi chromosome 23, NHGRI_mSymSyn1-v2.1_pri, whole genome shotgun sequence genome has a window encoding:
- the PLA2G7 gene encoding platelet-activating factor acetylhydrolase isoform X1, whose translation MVPPKLHVLFCLCGCLTVVHPFDWQYINPVAHMKSSAWVNKIQVLMAAASFGQTKIPRGKGPYSVGCTDLMFDHTNKGTFLRLYYPSQDDDRLDTLWIPNKEYFWGLSKFLGTHWLMGNILRLLFGSMTTPANWNSPLRPGEKYPLVVFSHGLGAFRTLYSAIGIDLASHGFIVAAVEHRDRSASATYYFKDQSAAEIGDKSWLYLRTLKQEEETHIRNEQVRQRAKECSQALSLILDIDHGKPVKNALDLKFDMEQLKDSIDREKIAVIGHSFGGATVIQTLSEDQRFRCGIALDAWMFPLGDEVYSRIPQPLFFINSEYFQYPANIIKMKKCYSPDKERKMITIRGSVHQNFADFTFATGKIIGHMLKLKGDIDSDVAIDLSNKASLAFLQKHLGLHKDFDQWDCLIEGDDENLIPGTNINTTNQHIMLQNSSGIEKYN comes from the exons ATGGTACCACCCAAATTGCATGTGCTTTTCTGCCTCTGCGGCTGCCTCACTGTGGTTCATCCTTTTGACTGGCAATACATAAATCCTGTTGCCCATATGAAATCATCAG CATGGGTCAACAAAATACAAGTACTGATGGCTGCTGCAAGCTTTGGCCAAACTAAAATCCCCCGGGGAAAGGGGCCTTATTCCGTTGGTTGTACAGACTTAATGTTTGATCACACTAATAAG GGCACCTTCTTGCGTTTATATTATCCATCCCAAGATGATGATCGCCTTGACACCCTTTGGATcccaaataaagaatatttttggggTCTTAGCAAATTTCTTGGAACACACTGGCTTATGGGCAACATTTTGAGGTTACTCTTTG GTTCAATGACAACTCCTGCAAACTGGAATTCCCCTCTGAGGCCTGGTGAAAAATATCCACTTGTTGTTTTTTCTCATGGTCTTGGGGCATTCAG GACACTTTATTCTGCTATTGGCATTGACCTGGCATCTCATGGGTTTATAGTTGCTGCTGTAGAACACAG AGATAGATCTGCATCTGCAACTTACTATTTCAAGGACCAATCTGCTGCAGAAATAGGGGACAAGTCTTGGCTCTACCTTAGAACCCTGAAACAAGAGGAGGAGACACATATACGAAATGAGCAG GTAcggcaaagagcaaaagaatgtTCCCAAGCTCTCAGTCTGATTCTTGACATTGATCATGGAAAGCCAGTGAAAAATGCATTAGATTTAAAGTTTGATATGGAACAACTGAAG GACTCTATCGATAGGGAAAAAATAGCAGTAATTGGACATTCTTTTGGTGGAGCAACGGTTATTCAGACTCTTAGTGAAGATCAGAGATTCAG ATGTGGTATTGCCCTGGATGCATGGATGTTTCCACTGGGTGATGAAGTATATTCCAGAATTCCTCAGCCCCTATTTTTTATCAACTCTGAATATTTCCAATATCCTGctaatatcataaaaatgaaaaaatgctacTCACctgataaagaaagaaagatgattaCAATCAG GGGTTCAGTCCACCAGAATTTTGCTGACTTCACTTTTGCAACTGGCAAAATAATTGGACACATGCTCAAATTAAAGGGAGATATAGATTCAGATGTAGCTATTGATCTTAGCAACAAAGCTTCATTAGCATTCTTACAAAAGCATTTAG GACTTCATAAAGATTTTGATCAGTGGGACTGCTTGATTGAAGGAGATGATGAGAATCTTATTCCAGGGACCAACATTAACACAACCAATCAACACATCATGTTACAGAACTCTTCAGGAATAGAGAAATACAATTAG
- the PLA2G7 gene encoding platelet-activating factor acetylhydrolase isoform X2, with translation MAAASFGQTKIPRGKGPYSVGCTDLMFDHTNKGTFLRLYYPSQDDDRLDTLWIPNKEYFWGLSKFLGTHWLMGNILRLLFGSMTTPANWNSPLRPGEKYPLVVFSHGLGAFRTLYSAIGIDLASHGFIVAAVEHRDRSASATYYFKDQSAAEIGDKSWLYLRTLKQEEETHIRNEQVRQRAKECSQALSLILDIDHGKPVKNALDLKFDMEQLKDSIDREKIAVIGHSFGGATVIQTLSEDQRFRCGIALDAWMFPLGDEVYSRIPQPLFFINSEYFQYPANIIKMKKCYSPDKERKMITIRGSVHQNFADFTFATGKIIGHMLKLKGDIDSDVAIDLSNKASLAFLQKHLGLHKDFDQWDCLIEGDDENLIPGTNINTTNQHIMLQNSSGIEKYN, from the exons ATGGCTGCTGCAAGCTTTGGCCAAACTAAAATCCCCCGGGGAAAGGGGCCTTATTCCGTTGGTTGTACAGACTTAATGTTTGATCACACTAATAAG GGCACCTTCTTGCGTTTATATTATCCATCCCAAGATGATGATCGCCTTGACACCCTTTGGATcccaaataaagaatatttttggggTCTTAGCAAATTTCTTGGAACACACTGGCTTATGGGCAACATTTTGAGGTTACTCTTTG GTTCAATGACAACTCCTGCAAACTGGAATTCCCCTCTGAGGCCTGGTGAAAAATATCCACTTGTTGTTTTTTCTCATGGTCTTGGGGCATTCAG GACACTTTATTCTGCTATTGGCATTGACCTGGCATCTCATGGGTTTATAGTTGCTGCTGTAGAACACAG AGATAGATCTGCATCTGCAACTTACTATTTCAAGGACCAATCTGCTGCAGAAATAGGGGACAAGTCTTGGCTCTACCTTAGAACCCTGAAACAAGAGGAGGAGACACATATACGAAATGAGCAG GTAcggcaaagagcaaaagaatgtTCCCAAGCTCTCAGTCTGATTCTTGACATTGATCATGGAAAGCCAGTGAAAAATGCATTAGATTTAAAGTTTGATATGGAACAACTGAAG GACTCTATCGATAGGGAAAAAATAGCAGTAATTGGACATTCTTTTGGTGGAGCAACGGTTATTCAGACTCTTAGTGAAGATCAGAGATTCAG ATGTGGTATTGCCCTGGATGCATGGATGTTTCCACTGGGTGATGAAGTATATTCCAGAATTCCTCAGCCCCTATTTTTTATCAACTCTGAATATTTCCAATATCCTGctaatatcataaaaatgaaaaaatgctacTCACctgataaagaaagaaagatgattaCAATCAG GGGTTCAGTCCACCAGAATTTTGCTGACTTCACTTTTGCAACTGGCAAAATAATTGGACACATGCTCAAATTAAAGGGAGATATAGATTCAGATGTAGCTATTGATCTTAGCAACAAAGCTTCATTAGCATTCTTACAAAAGCATTTAG GACTTCATAAAGATTTTGATCAGTGGGACTGCTTGATTGAAGGAGATGATGAGAATCTTATTCCAGGGACCAACATTAACACAACCAATCAACACATCATGTTACAGAACTCTTCAGGAATAGAGAAATACAATTAG